Proteins co-encoded in one Saprospira grandis genomic window:
- a CDS encoding thioredoxin domain-containing protein, protein MKLLISWSLALFMLFSAGQSWAQGIKFSEGQWADILAKAKKEKKMIFVDAYAVWCGPCKWMAKNSFPDEAVGELFNAKFINYKFDMEKGEGPEFAKTHKVRAYPTLLFFSAEGELVHKVMGAKDAEALLEDGQAAIDPKKQLYTLQKQYLSKKGLGKGEMKNYLDALMNGGDYAGAQEVAQKQLEEAEEVNWPQKEYFSLIEELFADQSSPIYDKVLAKKADFVKALGEEKVNNYLKAGLEAGMRKIAQEQQEKPYLLYKERIKSVLDEKQAASTIALLDLQYYFRTPKRDKYLHAYLNEHCENAQMLNSYAWSYFEQKEEEKLLSMAYSWAKKSVALAPGFANADTEANLAFKLKRYGEAKKAAEKSIALGKENGDDVSETEALLKKIEEKMPKSANGINFTEGSWEEIKALALKENKMIFVDAYAVWCGPCKWLSKKIFTQPQVGQHFDANYISYKFDMEKGEGPAFAEKHGVQAYPTLLFFSADGELLHKTVGAPDAPQLIAESQKALDPNKQLFSLKKRYEKGDRQPEFLRNYIKALDAAYESNVEETRLYLGLIPEAEWKQSEHFEIMMLTEVGFEQKYFDYILAHKEEFVAENGEEAVEEYMKGALMSQVHLVGEAQNGKGTKSQEYKQLVKNLNEGLSKDLAAYYTAMLNTIIYNGTKKEFKYLNIMLLEHSDSWQELNEVAWGYFQAEDSKKKLKAALKWIDKSIELEENYYNVDTKANLLYKLGKKKEALATAEKAVELAKAQGMEAEETKALIEKIKG, encoded by the coding sequence ATGAAACTACTGATTTCTTGGAGCCTAGCGCTCTTTATGCTCTTTAGTGCCGGCCAAAGCTGGGCGCAGGGCATTAAATTCTCTGAAGGCCAATGGGCCGATATTTTGGCCAAGGCCAAAAAGGAAAAGAAAATGATCTTTGTCGATGCCTATGCCGTTTGGTGCGGCCCCTGCAAATGGATGGCTAAAAATAGCTTTCCCGATGAGGCCGTGGGCGAGCTCTTCAATGCCAAGTTTATCAACTATAAATTTGATATGGAAAAAGGCGAAGGCCCCGAATTTGCCAAAACCCATAAGGTACGCGCCTACCCTACTCTGCTGTTTTTCTCTGCCGAAGGAGAGCTCGTTCATAAGGTAATGGGCGCCAAAGATGCCGAGGCCCTGCTAGAAGATGGCCAAGCCGCTATTGATCCCAAAAAACAACTCTATACTCTGCAAAAGCAGTATCTGTCGAAAAAGGGATTGGGCAAAGGCGAAATGAAAAATTATTTGGATGCCCTGATGAATGGCGGCGATTATGCCGGCGCACAGGAAGTGGCCCAAAAACAACTAGAAGAAGCAGAGGAAGTGAACTGGCCTCAAAAGGAATACTTTAGCCTCATTGAAGAGCTTTTTGCCGACCAAAGCAGCCCCATCTACGATAAGGTATTGGCGAAAAAGGCCGACTTTGTAAAAGCCTTGGGCGAAGAGAAAGTGAATAATTACCTCAAGGCTGGACTAGAGGCGGGTATGCGCAAAATTGCCCAAGAACAGCAAGAAAAGCCCTATCTCCTCTATAAGGAGCGGATCAAAAGCGTTTTAGACGAGAAACAAGCCGCTTCGACTATCGCACTTTTGGACCTACAGTATTATTTCCGTACGCCCAAACGCGATAAGTACCTACATGCCTACCTCAATGAGCATTGCGAAAATGCCCAAATGCTAAATAGCTACGCTTGGAGCTATTTTGAGCAAAAAGAAGAAGAAAAACTCTTGAGCATGGCCTATAGCTGGGCCAAAAAGTCGGTGGCCCTAGCCCCTGGCTTTGCCAATGCCGATACAGAGGCAAATTTGGCCTTTAAACTCAAGCGCTACGGAGAGGCCAAAAAGGCGGCCGAGAAATCTATTGCCCTAGGCAAAGAAAATGGCGATGATGTCAGCGAAACCGAGGCCCTACTCAAAAAGATTGAGGAAAAAATGCCCAAGTCTGCCAATGGCATCAACTTCACGGAAGGGAGCTGGGAAGAAATCAAGGCCCTTGCCCTCAAAGAAAACAAAATGATCTTTGTGGATGCCTATGCCGTTTGGTGCGGCCCCTGCAAATGGTTGAGCAAAAAGATATTTACCCAACCGCAGGTCGGCCAACACTTCGATGCCAACTATATTAGCTATAAGTTTGATATGGAAAAAGGCGAGGGCCCTGCCTTCGCCGAAAAACATGGGGTGCAAGCCTACCCCACCCTCCTATTCTTCTCTGCCGATGGCGAGCTGCTTCATAAAACAGTGGGCGCCCCCGATGCCCCACAACTTATTGCCGAAAGCCAGAAGGCCCTGGACCCCAACAAACAGCTCTTTAGCCTGAAAAAACGCTATGAAAAAGGCGACCGCCAGCCCGAATTTCTACGCAATTATATTAAGGCCCTAGACGCTGCCTATGAAAGCAATGTAGAGGAGACTCGTCTTTATCTCGGTCTTATTCCAGAAGCCGAATGGAAGCAAAGCGAGCATTTTGAGATCATGATGCTTACTGAAGTGGGCTTTGAGCAAAAGTACTTTGACTATATTTTGGCCCACAAAGAAGAGTTTGTAGCAGAAAATGGCGAGGAAGCCGTTGAAGAATACATGAAGGGCGCGCTCATGAGCCAAGTACATTTGGTTGGAGAGGCCCAAAACGGCAAAGGCACTAAAAGCCAAGAGTATAAGCAGCTGGTCAAAAACCTTAATGAGGGTCTTTCTAAGGATTTGGCCGCTTATTATACCGCTATGCTCAATACCATCATTTACAATGGGACCAAAAAAGAGTTTAAGTACCTAAATATCATGTTGCTCGAGCATTCTGACAGCTGGCAGGAGCTTAATGAGGTGGCTTGGGGCTATTTCCAAGCAGAAGACAGCAAAAAGAAACTCAAAGCGGCCCTCAAGTGGATCGATAAGTCTATTGAACTAGAGGAAAACTACTATAATGTAGATACCAAAGCCAATTTGCTCTATAAGTTGGGCAAGAAGAAAGAGGCCCTTGCCACTGCCGAAAAGGCCGTGGAATTGGCCAAGGCGCAAGGCATGGAAGCCGAGGAAACCAAGGCCTTGATTGAAAAAATTAAGGGCTAG